Within the Echinicola sp. 20G genome, the region CTAAAATGCTTTCCTGGAGAATTCAACCCTTCAACAAGCTCTATACAATATTCAGCCAAATGCATTGATTTCTGCCAAACCCTAAGCTCTTTTAAATTAAAATGCCGCTCACTCATCAATCCAGTATAGCTTATACTATTTAGACTTAAAACCTTTTGTCCCCTAGCTTTTATCTTTAGGCTTTCAACATTCAGCCTTCTCTATTAGCCTTCGTCCTTCAGCTTTAGACTCCTTTCTTCAGACATTCGGCATTCGGCTTTCCGCTCCGCCCGCAGCTTCGCCCGGTCAGTCACATGATGTGCTTAGCAGGCCTTGGATAAAAAGAAAAATAGCTGAGCAGTTATTCCTTACTCAGCTGCCTTATTATACAAAATAATGCCAGCAGGCAAATCATCGCTCAGCACCGTAAACTTTACGCTGCGATCAATCATTTCCTGCATCCTATTTCCCAAACTGTCGAGGTATTCCTCATTAAGCTGCTTTCCTAAAATACCAATATCAATCGTACCGGTATCCATACCATTGGCATAATCCCCAGTCAGTACGACCTTCTCCACATCTCCCATCCGTTTAAGTACTTCATCCACTACCCGGTCCAGACCAATATATTTTCGGATAATATCCTGCAATGACCCAAACAAAGGATGTTGGGTATTGGCACTGTAACTGATTCGATTTTTTTCGGATTCCTTTTGCAAGTAGCCCGCTTCGGACAAATTGTTCAGCTCTTTTCGAATGGCATTGGTAGATTCTCCAAACTCTTCGGCCAAACCGCGGAGATGGCTATGGTTATCTGCATTGATGAAAAACTTCACCAATAAACGCAGTCGGGTCTTGGATGTAATTAAAGAATCAAGCATTAAAAAAAGCATCAAACCTAATGAGCACCAAAAGTACTCAGTGACTTTTATTTCTCCAAAACTTTTCAATAATTTCGCTAAGAATGTGTTTTATTTTGAAATGCTTAATATTTAGATAATCTCATTACCCTATTTAAAGCTTAGTTTAAGAAGTTACCCTATCAACCTGAGTAGGTCATGCAATAGATATCAATACTTCATTGCGCCCCCTATTAAAGTAGGCGTGGGTTGGAATAGAGTGAGGCAATCCCATAAAACGTAAGACTGCCACGGCTTACTCCTCTCAAATCTCCCCTTAAGCAGTGATGATTTTATAATAGAACCGGAGTTTTTAAGCTGACCAGTTTTTGGGGTAGCTTATATTAAGTCTCATCTTTTCCGCTGGATTAAAAACTAAGACACAAAAAAAGTCCGGACTGAAAATCCGGACCAGGACAATATTCTCAATAACCATAGCATGAATCCAAGTCATGTCATGATTAAAAACTCAAGACTAAATACTTTCTACTCAAGACTAAATTTATAACCTAGCATCCACTTTTTCTTTGCTCAAAACCCCTTTTACATCATATACCACTTGATGGGCTGATTTTTGAATGTCCCATGCTTTAAAGTCTTTATGTGCTACAGCTAAGATCACTGCTGAATAATGATTGAGTTCAGGCTTTTGGGCTTTGTCGATTACAGCTATCCCATATTCATGGGCTATCTCCTCCGGACTGGCCCAAGGGTCATATACATCCACCTCAATATCAAAATTCTTAAGCTCCTGATAAATATCAATCACCCTTGTATTTCGCACATCAGGACAGTCTTCCTTGAAAGTAAAACCCAGTATCAAGACTTTAGACTCCATGACCTTGAGGTCCTTGCGCATCATGTGCTTGATCACCTCAGTAGCCACATGCTTGCCCATGGAATCATTCAAACGCCTTCCCGCCAATATAATTTCTGGATGATAGCCCACTTCTTGCGCTTTTTGTGCCAAGTAAAAAGGATCCACTCCAATGCAATGCCCCCCTACCAAGCCAGGTCTAAAAGGCAGGAAGTTCCATTTGGTCCCTGCCGCTTCCAAAACTTCATGGGTATCAATTTGGAGCAGGTTAAAGATTTTCGAAAGTTCATTGACAAAAGCGATATTGATATCACGCTGTGAATTTTCAATCACCTTGGCTGCCTCTGCTACTTTGATGGAAGATGCTTTAAAGGTACCTGCCGTAATAACTGATTTGTACAACTCATCTACAAAACTTGCTGCTTCTGGCGTACTTCCTGAAGTGACTTTTAAAATTTTCGCGACAGTATGCTCTTTATCCCCTGGATTAATCCTTTCCGGTGAGTAGCCTACAAAAAAATCTTTATTGAACTGAAGCCCGGAAGCTTGTTCCAAAATGGGTACACATTCATCCTCCGTTACTCCCGGATAAACGGTAGATTCATAGATCACCACATCTCCTTTTTTGAGTACCTTGCTAATAGACTTGGATGCTTTCAACATGGGCGTCAAAACAGGTCTATTATGCTTATCTGTGGGGGTCGGAACAGTTACAATATAAACATTACAATCCGCTATATCGTTTGGAAGTTCTGTCGGAAAGAAACCCTTTTTTGCCTGCTCTAGTCTGATTAAATCCTTGGATAGAACAGACTTTAAAAGTTCATCCTCGACCTCCAGTGTGGAGTCTATCCCTTGGGCTAATTGATGGACTCTGCTCGAGGAAATGTCAAAACCAATGGTGGGATATTTCTTTGCAAATTCAACAGCTAATGGTAAACCTACATAACCTAATCCTATTACGGCTATTCGGGTTTCATTTAGTGGAAAAAGTAATTCATTATTCATATTTCTATAATTTTAAACTAAACATTAAAAAAACATATCGCTTGATTCGTATTTCAATAGTAAATTAAATGGAGAGTTTTAAAAACTTTTTCCTGAAAGTAACATTCCCCCTTTTGTTCCAAAATCATGAATTCGAGCCTTTAAAATTCTTAATATTGTTGTTTTGCTGAATCTTGGAGCCTATTTTAAAATATTCTGCTTCATATTAAATACTTTCTTCAGCTAATGTCAATACTAAATGTTCTTCATCAAACCAAAACAAAACTTATTCTCATTTATAACCGATTCAACAACACCACTTGAAATAAGCTAATATTAAACCCATGCTGGTGAACTTATCAAAAAAGAGAAGGCTAAGCAAATGAGAAAAGAGGATAAATCACCCTCTTTCAATAATACTATATTATTTGAAAAAATAAAGCCCAGAATCAATTAACTAACTCTGGTTTATCTTTCTCTAATTTTTCAAACACCTTTTTAACATCTTGGGCACTTTCCTTTTTTAGTACCAATATAGCATCCTTCGTTTGAATCAACATGGTATTCTTTAATCCCACAAATTCAGTGTGAAGGTCTGTTCCAATGATCATATTCCCAAACTCATCGGGCTCGTATCCGTGGCCTGTCATATACTCAAAAATGGATTCGAAAGACCCCATGTCGGACCAATTAAATGATGAAGGAACAACTTTAATTTTTTCAGTTCTTTCCATCACAGCATAATCCACTGATGTAGAAGGAATTTCCATGGAAAGATCAAAATCTAAAAATCCATCCTTAGATGCTTCAATTACTTCTTTCGACTTTTCCCAAACTAAAGGTTCATATTGTTTAAGCTCCTCTAAGAACACACCTGCCTTAAAACAAAACATACCAGAATTCCATAAAAAGTTACCTTTCTTCAGGAACTTCTCCGCAGTGTCCAAGTTAGGCTTTTCTCTAAAACTCAACACGTCTTCTCCTTCTGATTCAATATAGCCAAAGCCGGTTTCTGGTCTGGTTGGTTGTAAACCAAAGGTAACAATCTGTCCACTTTCAGCCAATTGAACTGCTCGCTTAACGGATTCTAGGTATTTATCCTCTGCATCAATTAAATGATCAGAGGGGGTTACAAAAAGAATATCATCTGCATTCGCTTTAAATGCTGCAAAAGCTATTGCTGCAGCTGTATTTCTAGGGCAGGCTTCTATAATTTCAATAAAGCCATCCACTCCCAGCCCCTGAAGATCTTTCCGGGACAGTTCATAATTGGCTTTATTCCCAACTACCATCAAACTATCACAGAGAACCCTGTTTCTTTCGATCGTTTTCTGAAATAACGTTTGGCCTTCAAAAATGGGCAAGTATTGCTTTGGGCAGCTTTTTCGGGACAATGGCCACAATCGACTTCCTACTCCTCCCGACAAGACTACATTAATTGTTTTCATGTTTTGTTTTTACTATTATTTAAAAATCAACTTTGGAAAGTTAGGTCTTTTTTCATGCTTAGCCAATACCACTCACAAGTATCTTTTAACCCCTTCTCCATAGAATACTTAGGTTCGTACCCAATAATCGACTTGGCCTTTTCTATAGAAGCCAAAGAGTGAGGCACATCACCGGGACGTCTAGAACCATATTCAAATTCTATAGAAGCAATTTTTTCATCATAATTTCTCAACTCACTCTTTAAGGTTTCAGCCAACTGATTCAATGATGCACGCTCACCAAATGCAACATTAAATACTTCAGAAATTGTTTTCTCGGAATCAAACGGCTGGTCCAATTGACTATAATAGGACGATAAATTCGATTTCATTTCATCTGTATCTTCTGCCGCCGCCAGTTTATTGGCTTGGATCACATTGTCTATATAGGTAAAGTCCCTGGAATAGGTACCATCGCCGTTTATTTTAGGAGACTCTCCATTGATCAGAGAAAGTACAAACTTAGGTATGACAGCTGCATAAGCTCCATTTGGATCTTGCCTTCTACCAAAAACATTGAAATACCTTAGCCCTATAGTTTCTAATCCATAGATATCAGCAAAATTACGTGCGAAGAGCTCATCAACAAATTTTGTAATGGCATAGGGAGACAAGGCATTCCCAATTACATGTTCTACTTTAGGCAAATCAGGATGGTCCCCGTAAGTAGATGAACTTGCTGCATAAATCACTCTTTTGACACCCGCTTCTTTGGCGGCGAAGAGTATTTTCACAAAACCTCCAATATTAACATCAGTACTGGTCATTGGATCAGCGATTGATCGGGGAACAGATCCTAACGCTGCTTGATGAAATACGTAGTCACAACCGGCTACTGCTTTTTGACAATCCTCAAAATTTCTGATATCGCCTCTAAGTAGCGTAAAATTATCTGATAATTGGGCCTTCTTGATGTTCTCAATCTTTCCGGTGGAAAAATTATCCAAACAAACTACCTGATGTCCATCCGCTAAAAATGAATCAATCAGGTTAGAGCCGATAAAACCGGCCCCACCTGTTACTAAGATTCTTGAATCTTTTCTGATTGACTTTTTACCCATATGATTTAATGAATCTAAAAATGGTTTACTTGAAATTCAAGAAATATCAAACTCCTATTCCATAATGGGTAAAACCTAATTCATTGAGGTATTTACGGTCATATATGTTTCTACCATCAAATATCACCTTATGGTTCAAGAGTTTATTTAAAGCGCTCCAGCTTGGAATTCTAAATTCCGACCATTCTGTAACCAATAAAAGCGCATCTGCATCTACGCAGGCATCATAAGCATCTTTACAATAAGTTACTTTATCCCCTACATATACTTCCTTTGCTTCCTCCATGGCAATTGGATCATATACTTTCACTTTTGCTCCGGCTGCTCTCAGCTCATCAATAATTACTATCGCTGGAGCCTCCCTCATATCATCAGTGTTCGGCTTAAAACTTAATCCCCACATAGCAAAAGTCATTCCGCTTAAGTCATCACCGAAATGTTTCTTCACCTTATGGACCAGCTTATATTTCTGGTCATCGTTTACCGCTTCAACAGCCTCAAGTACCCTGAGGTCATATCCATACTGCTTTGCCGTTTTAACAATTGCTTTAACGTCTTTGGGGAAGCAGCTTCCTCCATACCCAACGCCTGGATATATAAACTTATTACCGATTCTTGGATCAGATCCAATTCCACTTCTAACCATATTCGCATCTGCCCCTACCAATTCGCAAAGATTGGCAATATCGTTCATAAAGCTGATTTTAGTGGCCAGCATGGCATTGGCGGTATACTTGGTCATCTCTGCTGAAGGAATATCCATGTAAATAATCCTATCTCCACTTAACTGGAAAGGTTTATAAAGCCTCTTCATAATGTCTTCAGCTCTTTCATCCTCCACTCCGATAATAATTCTATCTGGCTTTAAAAAGTCTTCCACTGCAGCCCCTTCTTTCAAAAATTCAGGATTAGAGGCAACTGCAAACTTCAAGGCACTTTCTCTTTTATCCAAAGCATCCTGAATAGCCTTTTTCACTTTACCTCCCGTTGTCACAGGCACGGTACTCTTTGTGGCTACAACAATGTAGTCATTCATGGTTCTCCCAATCTCATCAGCCACAGCCAAAACATACTTCAAATCTGCTGATCCATCCTCTCCTGGAGGGGTTCCTACAGCAATAAAAGCTACCTCTGAATCTTGAATAGCCTCACCTAAGTTGGTGCTAAAAGTCAATCGCCCGCTTTGGTAATTTCTTACAACAATCTCTTCCAAACCAGGCTCATATATAGGCATGATTCCTTTTTTGAGCTTGTCAATCTTCTTTTGATCAATGTCGACGCAAACAACCTCAATGCCAACATCTGCAAAACAGGCTCCCGACACCAAGCCTACATATCCAGTTCCTACTACAGTAATTTTCATGATTTACAATTAAAATATTTAGGTGGTTAAATTAATACATTTTTAGTTCTCGATCTACAGCTTCAACTGATTAGTCTTTACAAACTATGGGTTTGTCAGTGCCAAAATAATTTCTGGATAGTCACCACCCTACATTTCTCTTTATCTCAAATAGACATTATCCGAACCGCTCATATAGTCAAATACGAGTTATAAATGTTTAAGCTGAAAGGTTTTTGGGTATACCTGACATCTGTTTTACACATTTACGTTTTCTATAGTCCAGATGCCAATTAAGTGTCCTCTTTCAATACTGAAACTTATTTTCATTATTGAAAAAAAATTTCTCAACAAACTAATAAACTTAGTCAATGATAGATTAAATATCAAAATCCCACTATATCTATCCCCTACAAAATTGTTGATGTTTTAAAAGTAGTTTATTTTATTTTAAATACAAAAATTTGTTTTTAAAATTTTAATTTATGTATCTCATATAAAATAAAATGAGGTAAAGATTATTTTCGATTATCCTGCACAACGGATGCTTTAAGAGTAAAGTACAGAGGAATTTAACCTTAAAAGCTCCATAATTCTTCGCAAAAACATAACATTTACATGCTAAACCTTTTAAAAATAGGAAAAACCATTAAATGCATTGAAAAATTTACAATTTATACGCCTAAATTCAGTGACTTAAATTAATAATTTCTCATGGAAAACGGTTTCCAATTTTATTAAGTGTAATTTTCACATGTTTTGTTTATGTTTATTTGAAAGAATAAAGATTAGGATTAAATTTGTACTAGCAAGTAAAGCAAAAGGCTTTACACATTGTGAGGTGCAGGGACAGAATGGCTTTGTTATTTTGTCATTAGAAGTTTTTCTGAAGGTTCGACTCCTTCTCTCGCAACAGGTTATTTTGGGTTTATTGTTAATTGACTAAAGCTATGGAATCTTGTTTCATAGCTTTTTTTATGGCCATAAAATAATTAGAAATACTCAAGTAGATAGATGTCCCTAACCTAAGAAACATCATTTTGTTAACCAAAAAGACTTGATTATGCCCTATTATATTCCGATTATTGAGTCTTCAAATTTTTATTAAATGAGTACTGAGATCAACTGGTTTGTGATGTATACGGCTCCAAGAGCTGAAAAAAAAGTAGCACAGCGATTAGAAGAAAACAATATTGAAACCTATCTCCCTATGATCGAGGAAATTCGTCAATGGAGTGATAGAAAGAAAAAGGTCAAGAGACCTCTCTTTAACGGTTATTTGTTTGTAAGAGCCGAAAAAAACAGACTCTGGGAAGCCTTACAAGTTCAAGGAGCTGTGAAATTTGTCAATTTTTCAGGCAACCATGCCATTGTGAGGGATGAAGAAATCGAAGCTATCAAAAGAATCGTCACTACTGGTGTTGCTGTTGAGGTGGACAGTTCTGAAATACATGAAGGCCAACAAGTCAAAATATTGGGTGGACCATTACAAGGCTTTGAGGGGGAGTGTATCCAAAAAGGAAACCAAGATTATTTTATCATTAGAGTACCGAGTATCAACCAAACTGTTATGGTCACCGTACCAAGGAAATTCCTGGAAATAATTGGGTAAGATTAGCGACCATAGTAATAAGGTTGCTTTTTCTCAAATAACTTCCTGAAGCGGTTGCCCGTTAAAGCGCTAAACCCTCCAATCAATGCTCCCATTAAAGCAGTGATCAGCATTAATGACCCTTGATGGTTTAGCCCCATTATTTCTCCCATCATTCCGGGGAGAGGTGACGCTGTACTCCAGGTCACCCAAAAGGACTTCCCAAGCCATACAATACCTACTCCCAATGCTGCTGAAAAGAAAGCCCTCACACCATCACCTCCAAAGACCAAGCCCATATTTGCCCAAATCAACATCATTACCCAATAGGTCAAAAAA harbors:
- a CDS encoding ArsR family transcriptional regulator — translated: MLDSLITSKTRLRLLVKFFINADNHSHLRGLAEEFGESTNAIRKELNNLSEAGYLQKESEKNRISYSANTQHPLFGSLQDIIRKYIGLDRVVDEVLKRMGDVEKVVLTGDYANGMDTGTIDIGILGKQLNEEYLDSLGNRMQEMIDRSVKFTVLSDDLPAGIILYNKAAE
- a CDS encoding nucleotide sugar dehydrogenase, giving the protein MNNELLFPLNETRIAVIGLGYVGLPLAVEFAKKYPTIGFDISSSRVHQLAQGIDSTLEVEDELLKSVLSKDLIRLEQAKKGFFPTELPNDIADCNVYIVTVPTPTDKHNRPVLTPMLKASKSISKVLKKGDVVIYESTVYPGVTEDECVPILEQASGLQFNKDFFVGYSPERINPGDKEHTVAKILKVTSGSTPEAASFVDELYKSVITAGTFKASSIKVAEAAKVIENSQRDINIAFVNELSKIFNLLQIDTHEVLEAAGTKWNFLPFRPGLVGGHCIGVDPFYLAQKAQEVGYHPEIILAGRRLNDSMGKHVATEVIKHMMRKDLKVMESKVLILGFTFKEDCPDVRNTRVIDIYQELKNFDIEVDVYDPWASPEEIAHEYGIAVIDKAQKPELNHYSAVILAVAHKDFKAWDIQKSAHQVVYDVKGVLSKEKVDARL
- a CDS encoding mannose-1-phosphate guanylyltransferase yields the protein MKTINVVLSGGVGSRLWPLSRKSCPKQYLPIFEGQTLFQKTIERNRVLCDSLMVVGNKANYELSRKDLQGLGVDGFIEIIEACPRNTAAAIAFAAFKANADDILFVTPSDHLIDAEDKYLESVKRAVQLAESGQIVTFGLQPTRPETGFGYIESEGEDVLSFREKPNLDTAEKFLKKGNFLWNSGMFCFKAGVFLEELKQYEPLVWEKSKEVIEASKDGFLDFDLSMEIPSTSVDYAVMERTEKIKVVPSSFNWSDMGSFESIFEYMTGHGYEPDEFGNMIIGTDLHTEFVGLKNTMLIQTKDAILVLKKESAQDVKKVFEKLEKDKPELVN
- a CDS encoding SDR family oxidoreductase; amino-acid sequence: MGKKSIRKDSRILVTGGAGFIGSNLIDSFLADGHQVVCLDNFSTGKIENIKKAQLSDNFTLLRGDIRNFEDCQKAVAGCDYVFHQAALGSVPRSIADPMTSTDVNIGGFVKILFAAKEAGVKRVIYAASSSTYGDHPDLPKVEHVIGNALSPYAITKFVDELFARNFADIYGLETIGLRYFNVFGRRQDPNGAYAAVIPKFVLSLINGESPKINGDGTYSRDFTYIDNVIQANKLAAAEDTDEMKSNLSSYYSQLDQPFDSEKTISEVFNVAFGERASLNQLAETLKSELRNYDEKIASIEFEYGSRRPGDVPHSLASIEKAKSIIGYEPKYSMEKGLKDTCEWYWLSMKKDLTFQS
- a CDS encoding UDP-glucose/GDP-mannose dehydrogenase family protein, translating into MKITVVGTGYVGLVSGACFADVGIEVVCVDIDQKKIDKLKKGIMPIYEPGLEEIVVRNYQSGRLTFSTNLGEAIQDSEVAFIAVGTPPGEDGSADLKYVLAVADEIGRTMNDYIVVATKSTVPVTTGGKVKKAIQDALDKRESALKFAVASNPEFLKEGAAVEDFLKPDRIIIGVEDERAEDIMKRLYKPFQLSGDRIIYMDIPSAEMTKYTANAMLATKISFMNDIANLCELVGADANMVRSGIGSDPRIGNKFIYPGVGYGGSCFPKDVKAIVKTAKQYGYDLRVLEAVEAVNDDQKYKLVHKVKKHFGDDLSGMTFAMWGLSFKPNTDDMREAPAIVIIDELRAAGAKVKVYDPIAMEEAKEVYVGDKVTYCKDAYDACVDADALLLVTEWSEFRIPSWSALNKLLNHKVIFDGRNIYDRKYLNELGFTHYGIGV
- a CDS encoding UpxY family transcription antiterminator, with protein sequence MSTEINWFVMYTAPRAEKKVAQRLEENNIETYLPMIEEIRQWSDRKKKVKRPLFNGYLFVRAEKNRLWEALQVQGAVKFVNFSGNHAIVRDEEIEAIKRIVTTGVAVEVDSSEIHEGQQVKILGGPLQGFEGECIQKGNQDYFIIRVPSINQTVMVTVPRKFLEIIG